Genomic DNA from Pygocentrus nattereri isolate fPygNat1 chromosome 11, fPygNat1.pri, whole genome shotgun sequence:
CTGACTATCCCAACGGTAGAATCTATAAGCAAGTTCCTAGAGGTACTTTAATGGATATTCTGACCGGAGGGGTTTGTTTTTACCTTTAACATGTTACAAAAAAAGATTCTACACAAGAGCCTGAGAAGATGAGATCCTTATTCCAATAGATCTTCTTGTTGCAGTACAGTGCCTTTAGTGGATTAGTAAGCAACACACACCACATCATTTCTCTTAAGTGGCAACAGGAATTTTGATTTGTAGCGCAAGCAACGTTCTTGGTCTTTAAAACTCTCCCTTTGTTGGAAGTGTCAGAAGGGGGAAAAAGAATTGGTTGATTCTTAGCTACCGACCTATAGAGAGTTCAGGTGGGATGTAGCTATTCACAAGAGATGTCGAACAGTAAGCGAACAGCACTCCTTGAGGGTTGTCTGCTCTTTTCACCACTATGTCTTACTGTCTGTGGCTTGGGGGTAACACAGTACATAAGGTTTGACAAAGAATTTGAAGTGCATACACTCTTGTCACCTAGTATCCAGTGATCACCAGGGTTCCAGTGAAATTTCCAGCATGTGTCATACAcgagttaagtgatacttttaatcccacaaacggggaaattccacatGCCTggggcggtgggcagccctatccacagcgcctggggagcagttgggggttaggtgtcttgctcaagaacacctcagtcatggactgtcagctctggggatcaaaccagtggccttccggtcacagggccagttccctaacaaccagcccacgactgcaccTTAACATGGTTAACTTGTGTGCTGGGGCCACATTTTTTGATGGCTTGATGTTGGTCATTTTAACTAATAATAATTGGCATACATAAATGCTGGAATAACTAACTCTGTAGCTTTTAGAAGAATGTCTGTGTTCCTCTAAAAGATTTTCTTTTGCTGTATGGTCAATGTTTTGGCCATCCTTACCATATTAAAGTATAACACGTGCCAGATGTTGGGTATCTTAGGTACATAGACGTTGCCCAGATAGTTTTAGGGACTCAAAAATACTGAACAGATTGGCGTTTTAGgtataatcattttaataatgttttgtttttgtctggtAATCCCCTTAACCTGACACAACCTTTTCTCCATTTGAGTACTAATTTCAGCATGATTATGCATTTGTGATTGTTGCTTTAAATTTGACactaaattttacattttcctaTTTTTCCAGGAGAAAATGGCGTCCTCTTCCGAGTCCTCTCCTGCTCCCAGTGTCCTCTTTCCTAGAGCTCTAATTTACTTCCACAACCTCATCAAGAAGCCACCAGGCCACCACGAGGAAGGTCTTGCAGTGCTGAAGCCAGAAGAGATTAAATGTGAGGATGAGGTGTCTGAAATCTCCAGTACTGAAACATCATCTGCTACAGGCTGCACCAACCCATCACCCAGAagaacacacaaaaatacaggCAAAGGAAAAATTCaccagtgctcagagtgtggaaggAGTTTCAGTGCCCAGTGTCATCTCCAAAttcaccagcgcattcacacaggagagcgGCCGTATCACTGCTCGGAGTGTGAGAAGAGCTTTACTAAACTGAGTAATCTGAAACAGCACCAGCTCATTCACACCGGGGAGAGACCGTTTCAGTGTTTAGACTGTGGAAAAAAGTTTACTGCACAGAGCCATCTCCAaagacaccagcgcatccacactgGAGAGAGACCGTATCACTGCTCGGAGTGTGGACAGAGCTTTAATGTACAGAGCCATCTCCAAAGACACctgcgcatccacacaggagagaaaccgtttcagtgctcagagtgtggacagagctTTACTAGACAGAGTCAtctccaaatacaccagcgcatccacacgggagagaaaccgtatatctgctcagagtgtgggaagagctttaGAGAgagtggtaccctcaaggcgcaccagcgcattcacacgggagagaaaccgtatcagtgctcagagtgtggacagagctTTACTAGACAGCGTCAtctccaaatacaccagcgcatccacacgggagagaaaccgtatatctgctcagagtgtgggaacaGCTTTAGAGAGAGTGGTACCCTCAGGGcgcaccagcgcattcacacgggAGTGAAACCGTATCAGTGCTTGGAGTGTGACATGAGTTTCAATAGGTTGAAACTCCTTCAAAGACACCTGCGCATTCATGCAGGAGCAAATCCATAATGCTGCTTTTACCGTGGGAGAAGCTGTAGACCATttgtcctggagatctaccaccctggagagttcagatccaacacacatGGCTGTCAGATTCAGATCCATtatttggatcaggtgtgtttgattaAAGGTGGAACTAAGCTGTGCaaggtggtagatctccaggaccaggactgggcaccCCTGCTTAGGCATTTAAGTGTAAAGACACCAAAACGCCTAAAGACATgtatatacaatgtaaaattTAGAAGTACCATTTTTCAAGATACAAAGAGGATTTTCCccactttttaaataacattataAACCCACAatgttaattgtttttaaaatattctctCGTACAGTACTAGgtaaaagtcaaagaccactctttgctcatttcatttcaagcaaaagttgttcatttttcagtggcTGGGGAAAACAGAGCACATTAACAGACAAGTACACCAAATCTCTACCAactaaatatcattttttcagtattaagtATGGACACTACCTTTTATTACAGCGTCCATTCTTTTAAGGAGACttacttttagtttttcaaagaaatcacCAGGTACATTTTTCTAAACCTTCggtttttgcattttctgtttctgatcCAAGAAGTGCCAAATTCCCAAGTTTGTGTCccacttttatatatattatattatattatattatattatattatatatcactgttgtcggaaaaaaccttgtatctccaaaatgataactttacaggagaaggaaaaaacatactgtactgtcaatgtaagtcagtggaaccagacttttttcataCTCCGTTTGGCCCGTCGTttgttttgatccattcatcatgaagttttcacacaatgtaaagggcaacaggcattttcaaattatgtcaaaaactgaaaaatagagatacaaggttttcttctgacagcaactttatatatatatatatatatatatatatatatatatatatatatatatattttttttttttttttttttttctccttttattgGAAATTCCtattttcccctcttttttgattattttccttttttggcattttatGCTTAGATTTAAGTCCATCTCCATAGAAATATTTTTTAGAAGTGAATAACTTGTAGAAAAGCTGTATGGTATGTGAATCTTCAGCCTGCCTTGTCCACTTCATCATACTAGTCTTCATTTGATGGTGTCAGGgggagaaaacgagagagataTCAATGGCAGTAAAGCGCTGGGTGTAAGTGCTAGAAACCTCTTCTCGGCCGTCTCTGAGTGTCTTTTCTAAAGTCTAAGAAAGTCTAATCAAAACATCTTGCTAGCAAGCAGAAGACCTGCTCTCACTGTATAACCGTAGCTGTGAGGACACACAGCCTCCACGAACCCGCCGTTAACTTTCACCACCCGTCCAGTGATGTCTTCTAAAGGGGGACTCTCCAGCTACGTTGTCTTATATTGATGGACTTAAACATGCTTGTTGAAATATGGGGAGTGTGTATTGACACAACACCGTTACTACTTTGAGCTCCATATTCTTGAGGTGTTCGAGTTTTTAAAACGatattttaacagattttaaacTCTGTTCCTGCCATAATAAATTGACCTTTTCTCCCACATTTAGCAGATTCTCTCCCAGTTGTCTCCAGATGTGTCTCGTTGCATCTGGACACCTGGTACTATGATACTATGTGCAATGGGGAACGCTTCACTGGCAGAATTTAATGTTCTTTTAGACCAAGATGAAACATTTGTGATGCTACTGGCATGTAATTGTAATGTTCAGTGTTGTTCTTATACTGGATCATTTCACGTGTGATGTAAAGGGTTCCATCTAAAATCAAAATAACACACTTTCTTTGGAAAATGGTCTAGTCAtcgcagcacaacacactatgTATTAAAATCGGCATGAGGCTTCCTTCATTAAGAGCTTatattgaattattttcatcaaagcagtagtaataggcatattaaaaaaaaacacataaaaagccTGTTTCCTTGAACCTTTTATTTAACtaacaaaaatacaaagacaTTGCTTTTAATATACAAATCCCCCTCAGTAGAAGACAGGCCCAACATTGTATGAACAGGACAGATGAACTTTTGACCCAGACACAGGCCATGTATTGTTTAAGGGGGTTTTAGACGGTGGAAAACACCTGGAGTTCTGGAGGGCcaagaaacactgctgacacagcaaaacaagtGGACCCTGTAACAGCGAGGCTAGATGATAAGAGCTGGGAAAAACTGGTTCTTGAGCCAGTTTAATGAGGAAGAGTCCAAATTATGGCCTTGAGATGATGAGATGAGCTGATACAGCCAGGCTGGGAAGGTTTTAAAACTAGACGTCAGGAATGGTTGGAAATAAGGGTCTCCAAAAGAAGCGTTAAACTAAGAAGTAATGGGAACTAAACGTGGTTCAAGGTCATATAAGAAAGGAGGGTGTAAAGAGGACTCTCTTTGATGATCTTTGCATTGTGGTGGTCCGGGAACCATCCGGGagccacctgaagctcaataaaGAAGAAGGTCTTTTCCTTCCTCAGAACTCAGCTACTGAAGcctgtgtttcttttcttttacctTTTGCAGAATGCTTTTTAATTGTATGACCTTTTTGCATAAGAGCTCAGAATAAATTTAGAACAGAAACCTATCTTAGAATAATCAGCTGCTATATCACATATGTCGGGACTTGTGGCAGAGGCCGATCCGCTCTGTCCCAAcaaaaatattcagagaaaTCTCATTCTGTGTATGTAGAAACATTGCCGAGCTCTCGGGGCCCAAGCTCATCCCCGATGGTTCAaaacacagtggaaatgtgtgatGAGGTGAATCCAGAAATGGTTATTCAGATCAACATCTGTCGTGATATGGGGTAATCAGTGCCATCATGACTGACTTGCGTATGTGGAAAGGTACCATTGACAGAGATGTGTTTCCCAGTAACTCCAtggttatttcagcaagacactACCAGGCCTCGTCCTGTATGCGCTACAACACCGTGGCTTTGTCGATAGACAGAATGTGTCTGCTTGACTTGCCTCCCTGCTGTCCAGTTCTGTCCCATGTTGAAAATGCATGGCACATCATGAAGAGGCTCATTTTTAGAACTGCATTTTTAGAAAAATACAATTTGCATGCATACATAATCAAATTTTAGTCATTCATCATATCCCAACACCAAGATCTTGCAAATTTAACAATAATGTGGGTAAGTGTGATTTTCAGATAACGTCATGTGTATCAGGATACAACATTTTGACTTGAGAATAATGTTCAGGTTGAAAGTCTCCCAAAAGGGTTTTGTAATGCCGAGATCACATTGAATGAACAGCTTACTCTGGTTTTAGCAGGAACATCAGTGCCTGTGCAGAAGCCGTTTGTTACACACTGTGTAACACTATTTTGATTGACCGATTGATTCATTGACTGATTGGAAATGGGGTGTATAGGGTAGTCCTGTGCTTCTGAAGTCTTAATCTGCACTCCAGCTCAAAGGGTGGCGCTAGTGCTGTTTGCCCTGCCCAGCCAACCACCCTTCACAGAGAATAACAAAGACTGCTGTTGTGTTGAAGGTAAAGATTTGGGTAGTGCTTTTTACCCTGGTCACTCTGTTTTAAAGTCACTCTTACAGAAATGAGTAGAGGAATGTTCACCTCTGAGAAGGACGATGGAAGGTAGGTGAACTATGTGAGCTCTCACAGGAGCAGCCTTTGTCCAGGCTGAGCTGAGGAGGCCTCTGTTAGCTCTTAGCTCTGTAGTAATGTTTTTATCTGTATGGGTTAAAGAGCATCAGAAGTGGGTAAGAATTGCTCACATTTATTAGTTTGTTAgcttccttttattttttggcaTTGACttggttcagctcctgaactctttcatggtctctgactttggtgATTTACCATTTATTATAGACCATAAAGCTCCAACAAGGAGAGCAAGATCTGGCTGGACTAGTTGTGCTTGTTCCTTCTTGTATGTTTACAGACCTTGTTTTTACTGTCTTTGTTAGGCTGTGTTTACCTCTTTATGGGGGTGATAGTTTGGTGGGTGAGGGTTGCTGGTTAGGTTTGGGTGGGGAAGGTGCTAGGTAAGCTTTTGGATttgattatttgtattttgagGCTGGTGGTCGGTTCCCTATGTAGCTGACGTCTGCTTGAAAACTCCTTATAGTCGCTAGATGACTCCATGCACTAGTTACCATATTCATGTCATTAAGTCATGTTTGTATTCTGCCAAGTGTCAGGTCTTTACATCTGGTCGCTTCtcttgtattgtattgtattttaataCAGCCAAATTTCCAATAAAGCTGGTcccatttacatatttttctgtttctcttgtcAGACAATGGGACGAGCATGAAATACTGACTTGCTTTGAAGCTAACGGCCATGCTGTGATCACTCGGGGAGAAAGTTAGAAGCAACAGAATATTTATCTCATTTGTTTGCTCACACTAAACCCCTGTGTGATAATGTATGGAAGCCTGTTTTTGCCACTGGCGACAGTCTAAGTAATGtttttcataattatgacttcGTATCCCACAAATATGACATTGCACCTCATTATTATGACTTGCAAACTCCTAATAGTGGGGTTCTACAATGAGTTTCTTATAATTGACTTATTAtctaataatagtaattactCATTGAGAATTTATTATGAGAAAATAAGTCGTTATAATTGAGAAATTGTCATCATTATAATATTAAATCTCAAAGTTgcgatactaagtcataattgaGATGCTGAGTCATTATGATGAGTCATAATTGAGAAATTAAAGTATAGTTTTAAGATATTAAGATATTAGTGATAATAATGCTTCATATTTGTCTGTGAAGGATCTGTCATGTAAACCCAGTGTGacacttttttccatttgacCATGAATTTGAAGAGGTTATGCGCTTGtcattgttttattacatttgacACTGAATTTTCCGTTTTCCTATTTCTTTTCCCAGGAGAGAATGGCCTCAGAGTCCTCTTCTGCTCCTAGTGTCCACTTTCCTACAGTATTAACTGGCTTCCACAACCATGTCAAGAAACCACCAAGCCACCAAGAAGAGGGCGTCACAATGGTGAAGCCAGAAGAGATTAAATGTGAGGATGTGGTGTCTGAAATCTCCAGTACTCAGACATCTTCTGCTACACTCTGTACCAACCCATCACCCAGCATCACACATGATGAGGTGACTTTCCTGCAgatcttattatttattatattatactctGTTCATTCTAACATGCACTGTATAAGAACACTGAACACCGACTGCACAGAATTAGACAAAGTCATGAAGAGCACAGACAATCTTCACAACCCTCACTTTCAGCTTGCTGTTCCACATCTCTGGTGAATGGCTATGGCCAGTCTGAACTCTCTATGGCCCAGTGGTTAAGAACAGGCCAACCAGATCTTTGTTCCCTTCTAAAACTCCACGTGCCTGACAGAAGATGATCAAAGACCGAAAATGTGGAGAAGACAAGGCACACACATTGTGCTTTGTCCCGTTATGTCTTATCAAGTCAAAATATCTTAAACCTTTCACTCAATAtacctaatatttctcattttaagatcgttgtgcactttttttttgcacaattttaAGACGATCTAACTTAAGTCGAGACATAATTTACTTTAGAtgattttatcaagtaaaataatctcatctatattggcagatcatttttctGGCACATTTCTTagaacaagcaaaatgatctgccagtatagtgagagaattttactcaatatttacatttacatttatggcatttggc
This window encodes:
- the LOC108412020 gene encoding gastrula zinc finger protein XlCGF26.1-like isoform X2, whose amino-acid sequence is MDRCWLDYSCSFLLLEKMASSSESSPAPSVLFPRALIYFHNLIKKPPGHHEEGLAVLKPEEIKCEDEVSEISSTETSSATGCTNPSPRRTHKNTGKGKIHQCSECGRSFSAQCHLQIHQRIHTGERPYHCSECEKSFTKLSNLKQHQLIHTGERPFQCLDCGKKFTAQSHLQRHQRIHTGERPYHCSECGQSFNVQSHLQRHLRIHTGEKPFQCSECGQSFTRQSHLQIHQRIHTGEKPYICSECGKSFRESGTLKAHQRIHTGEKPYQCSECGQSFTRQRHLQIHQRIHTGEKPYICSECGNSFRESGTLRAHQRIHTGVKPYQCLECDMSFNRLKLLQRHLRIHAGANPHQCSECEKSFTTPSHLQMHQRIHTAEKPYQCLWCEKSFTKPNNLQQHQRIHTGEKPFQCLDCGQNFSRQSHLKRHQHIHTGQKPSHCSECGQSFTCHSDLRRHQRIHARKRPYPCSECGHSFTRQNDLYRHQRFHTEKKHITA
- the LOC108412020 gene encoding gastrula zinc finger protein XlCGF7.1-like isoform X1 → MASSSESSPAPSVLFPRALIYFHNLIKKPPGHHEEGLAVLKPEEIKCEDEVSEISSTETSSATGCTNPSPRRTHKNTGKGKIHQCSECGRSFSAQCHLQIHQRIHTGERPYHCSECEKSFTKLSNLKQHQLIHTGERPFQCLDCGKKFTAQSHLQRHQRIHTGERPYHCSECGQSFNVQSHLQRHLRIHTGEKPFQCSECGQSFTRQSHLQIHQRIHTGEKPYICSECGKSFRESGTLKAHQRIHTGEKPYQCSECGQSFTRQRHLQIHQRIHTGEKPYICSECGNSFRESGTLRAHQRIHTGVKPYQCLECDMSFNRLKLLQRHLRIHAGANP